A genomic segment from Callithrix jacchus isolate 240 chromosome 8, calJac240_pri, whole genome shotgun sequence encodes:
- the LOC144576476 gene encoding COMM domain-containing protein 4 isoform X2, which yields MTCLPPLQRFRFCGDLDCPDWVLAEISTLAKMSSVKLRLLCSQVLKELLGQGTDYEKILKLTADTKFESGDVKATVAVLSFILSSAAKHSVDGESLSSELQQLGLPKEHAASLCRCYEEKQIPLQKHLRVCSLRTNRLAGVGWRVDYTLSSSLLQSVEEPMVHLRLEVAAAPGTPAQPVAMSLSADKFQVLLAELKQAQTLMSSLG from the exons AtgacctgcctccctcccttgcaGAGGTTCCGGTTCTGTGGCGATCTGGACTGTCCCGACTGGGTCCTGGCAGAGATCAGCACACTGGCCAAGATG TCCTCTGTGAAGTTGCGGCTGCTCTGCAGCCAGGTACTAAAGGAGCTGCTGGGACAGGGGACTGAT TATGAGAAGATCCTGAAGCTCACGGCTGACACCAAGTTTG AGTCAGGCGATGTGAAGGCCACAGTGGCAGTGCTGAGCTTCATCCTCTCCAGTGCGGCCAAGCACAGTGTTGATGGCGAATCCTTGTCCAGTGAACTGCAGCAGCTGGGGCTGCCCAAAG AGCACGCGGCCAGCCTGTGCCGCTGTTACGAGGAGAAGCAAATTCCCTTGCAGAAGCACTTGCGGGTCTGCAGCCTCCGCA CAAATAGGTTGGCAGGTGTGGGCTGGCGGGTAGACTACACCCTGAGCTCCAGCCTGCTGCAGTCTGTGGAAGAGCCTATGGTGCACCTGCGCCTGGAGGTGGCAGCTGCCCCAGGTACCCCAGCCCAGCCTGTTGCCATGTCCCTCTCAGCAGACAAGTTCCAGGTCCTCCTGGCAG AGCTGAAGCAGGCCCAGACCCTGATGAGCTCCCTGGGCTGA
- the LOC144576476 gene encoding COMM domain-containing protein 4 isoform X6, with protein MSSVKLRLLCSQVLKELLGQGTDYEKILKLTADTKFESGDVKATVAVLSFILSSAAKHSVDGESLSSELQQLGLPKEHAASLCRCYEEKQIPLQKHLRVCSLRTNRLAGVGWRVDYTLSSSLLQSVEEPMVHLRLEVAAAPGTPAQPVAMSLSADKFQVLLAELKQAQTLMSSLG; from the exons ATG TCCTCTGTGAAGTTGCGGCTGCTCTGCAGCCAGGTACTAAAGGAGCTGCTGGGACAGGGGACTGAT TATGAGAAGATCCTGAAGCTCACGGCTGACACCAAGTTTG AGTCAGGCGATGTGAAGGCCACAGTGGCAGTGCTGAGCTTCATCCTCTCCAGTGCGGCCAAGCACAGTGTTGATGGCGAATCCTTGTCCAGTGAACTGCAGCAGCTGGGGCTGCCCAAAG AGCACGCGGCCAGCCTGTGCCGCTGTTACGAGGAGAAGCAAATTCCCTTGCAGAAGCACTTGCGGGTCTGCAGCCTCCGCA CAAATAGGTTGGCAGGTGTGGGCTGGCGGGTAGACTACACCCTGAGCTCCAGCCTGCTGCAGTCTGTGGAAGAGCCTATGGTGCACCTGCGCCTGGAGGTGGCAGCTGCCCCAGGTACCCCAGCCCAGCCTGTTGCCATGTCCCTCTCAGCAGACAAGTTCCAGGTCCTCCTGGCAG AGCTGAAGCAGGCCCAGACCCTGATGAGCTCCCTGGGCTGA
- the LOC144576476 gene encoding COMM domain-containing protein 4 isoform X8, whose product MYEKILKLTADTKFESGDVKATVAVLSFILSSAAKHSVDGESLSSELQQLGLPKEHAASLCRCYEEKQIPLQKHLRVCSLRTNRLAGVGWRVDYTLSSSLLQSVEEPMVHLRLEVAAAPGTPAQPVAMSLSADKFQVLLAELKQAQTLMSSLG is encoded by the exons ATG TATGAGAAGATCCTGAAGCTCACGGCTGACACCAAGTTTG AGTCAGGCGATGTGAAGGCCACAGTGGCAGTGCTGAGCTTCATCCTCTCCAGTGCGGCCAAGCACAGTGTTGATGGCGAATCCTTGTCCAGTGAACTGCAGCAGCTGGGGCTGCCCAAAG AGCACGCGGCCAGCCTGTGCCGCTGTTACGAGGAGAAGCAAATTCCCTTGCAGAAGCACTTGCGGGTCTGCAGCCTCCGCA CAAATAGGTTGGCAGGTGTGGGCTGGCGGGTAGACTACACCCTGAGCTCCAGCCTGCTGCAGTCTGTGGAAGAGCCTATGGTGCACCTGCGCCTGGAGGTGGCAGCTGCCCCAGGTACCCCAGCCCAGCCTGTTGCCATGTCCCTCTCAGCAGACAAGTTCCAGGTCCTCCTGGCAG AGCTGAAGCAGGCCCAGACCCTGATGAGCTCCCTGGGCTGA
- the LOC144576476 gene encoding COMM domain-containing protein 4 isoform X4 produces MAGAGWLKYSFCPRGWERFRFCGDLDCPDWVLAEISTLAKMYEKILKLTADTKFESGDVKATVAVLSFILSSAAKHSVDGESLSSELQQLGLPKEHAASLCRCYEEKQIPLQKHLRVCSLRTNRLAGVGWRVDYTLSSSLLQSVEEPMVHLRLEVAAAPGTPAQPVAMSLSADKFQVLLAELKQAQTLMSSLG; encoded by the exons ATGGCAGGAGCTGGCTGGCTGAAGTACAGTTTCTGTCCCAGGGGTTGGGAG AGGTTCCGGTTCTGTGGCGATCTGGACTGTCCCGACTGGGTCCTGGCAGAGATCAGCACACTGGCCAAGATG TATGAGAAGATCCTGAAGCTCACGGCTGACACCAAGTTTG AGTCAGGCGATGTGAAGGCCACAGTGGCAGTGCTGAGCTTCATCCTCTCCAGTGCGGCCAAGCACAGTGTTGATGGCGAATCCTTGTCCAGTGAACTGCAGCAGCTGGGGCTGCCCAAAG AGCACGCGGCCAGCCTGTGCCGCTGTTACGAGGAGAAGCAAATTCCCTTGCAGAAGCACTTGCGGGTCTGCAGCCTCCGCA CAAATAGGTTGGCAGGTGTGGGCTGGCGGGTAGACTACACCCTGAGCTCCAGCCTGCTGCAGTCTGTGGAAGAGCCTATGGTGCACCTGCGCCTGGAGGTGGCAGCTGCCCCAGGTACCCCAGCCCAGCCTGTTGCCATGTCCCTCTCAGCAGACAAGTTCCAGGTCCTCCTGGCAG AGCTGAAGCAGGCCCAGACCCTGATGAGCTCCCTGGGCTGA
- the LOC144576476 gene encoding COMM domain-containing protein 4 isoform X5, translating into MRFRFCGDLDCPDWVLAEISTLAKMYEKILKLTADTKFESGDVKATVAVLSFILSSAAKHSVDGESLSSELQQLGLPKEHAASLCRCYEEKQIPLQKHLRVCSLRTNRLAGVGWRVDYTLSSSLLQSVEEPMVHLRLEVAAAPGTPAQPVAMSLSADKFQVLLAELKQAQTLMSSLG; encoded by the exons ATG AGGTTCCGGTTCTGTGGCGATCTGGACTGTCCCGACTGGGTCCTGGCAGAGATCAGCACACTGGCCAAGATG TATGAGAAGATCCTGAAGCTCACGGCTGACACCAAGTTTG AGTCAGGCGATGTGAAGGCCACAGTGGCAGTGCTGAGCTTCATCCTCTCCAGTGCGGCCAAGCACAGTGTTGATGGCGAATCCTTGTCCAGTGAACTGCAGCAGCTGGGGCTGCCCAAAG AGCACGCGGCCAGCCTGTGCCGCTGTTACGAGGAGAAGCAAATTCCCTTGCAGAAGCACTTGCGGGTCTGCAGCCTCCGCA CAAATAGGTTGGCAGGTGTGGGCTGGCGGGTAGACTACACCCTGAGCTCCAGCCTGCTGCAGTCTGTGGAAGAGCCTATGGTGCACCTGCGCCTGGAGGTGGCAGCTGCCCCAGGTACCCCAGCCCAGCCTGTTGCCATGTCCCTCTCAGCAGACAAGTTCCAGGTCCTCCTGGCAG AGCTGAAGCAGGCCCAGACCCTGATGAGCTCCCTGGGCTGA
- the LOC144576476 gene encoding COMM domain-containing protein 4 isoform X1 — translation MAGAGWLKYSFCPRGWERFRFCGDLDCPDWVLAEISTLAKMSSVKLRLLCSQVLKELLGQGTDYEKILKLTADTKFESGDVKATVAVLSFILSSAAKHSVDGESLSSELQQLGLPKEHAASLCRCYEEKQIPLQKHLRVCSLRTNRLAGVGWRVDYTLSSSLLQSVEEPMVHLRLEVAAAPGTPAQPVAMSLSADKFQVLLAELKQAQTLMSSLG, via the exons ATGGCAGGAGCTGGCTGGCTGAAGTACAGTTTCTGTCCCAGGGGTTGGGAG AGGTTCCGGTTCTGTGGCGATCTGGACTGTCCCGACTGGGTCCTGGCAGAGATCAGCACACTGGCCAAGATG TCCTCTGTGAAGTTGCGGCTGCTCTGCAGCCAGGTACTAAAGGAGCTGCTGGGACAGGGGACTGAT TATGAGAAGATCCTGAAGCTCACGGCTGACACCAAGTTTG AGTCAGGCGATGTGAAGGCCACAGTGGCAGTGCTGAGCTTCATCCTCTCCAGTGCGGCCAAGCACAGTGTTGATGGCGAATCCTTGTCCAGTGAACTGCAGCAGCTGGGGCTGCCCAAAG AGCACGCGGCCAGCCTGTGCCGCTGTTACGAGGAGAAGCAAATTCCCTTGCAGAAGCACTTGCGGGTCTGCAGCCTCCGCA CAAATAGGTTGGCAGGTGTGGGCTGGCGGGTAGACTACACCCTGAGCTCCAGCCTGCTGCAGTCTGTGGAAGAGCCTATGGTGCACCTGCGCCTGGAGGTGGCAGCTGCCCCAGGTACCCCAGCCCAGCCTGTTGCCATGTCCCTCTCAGCAGACAAGTTCCAGGTCCTCCTGGCAG AGCTGAAGCAGGCCCAGACCCTGATGAGCTCCCTGGGCTGA
- the LOC144576476 gene encoding COMM domain-containing protein 4 isoform X3 encodes MRFRFCGDLDCPDWVLAEISTLAKMSSVKLRLLCSQVLKELLGQGTDYEKILKLTADTKFESGDVKATVAVLSFILSSAAKHSVDGESLSSELQQLGLPKEHAASLCRCYEEKQIPLQKHLRVCSLRTNRLAGVGWRVDYTLSSSLLQSVEEPMVHLRLEVAAAPGTPAQPVAMSLSADKFQVLLAELKQAQTLMSSLG; translated from the exons ATG AGGTTCCGGTTCTGTGGCGATCTGGACTGTCCCGACTGGGTCCTGGCAGAGATCAGCACACTGGCCAAGATG TCCTCTGTGAAGTTGCGGCTGCTCTGCAGCCAGGTACTAAAGGAGCTGCTGGGACAGGGGACTGAT TATGAGAAGATCCTGAAGCTCACGGCTGACACCAAGTTTG AGTCAGGCGATGTGAAGGCCACAGTGGCAGTGCTGAGCTTCATCCTCTCCAGTGCGGCCAAGCACAGTGTTGATGGCGAATCCTTGTCCAGTGAACTGCAGCAGCTGGGGCTGCCCAAAG AGCACGCGGCCAGCCTGTGCCGCTGTTACGAGGAGAAGCAAATTCCCTTGCAGAAGCACTTGCGGGTCTGCAGCCTCCGCA CAAATAGGTTGGCAGGTGTGGGCTGGCGGGTAGACTACACCCTGAGCTCCAGCCTGCTGCAGTCTGTGGAAGAGCCTATGGTGCACCTGCGCCTGGAGGTGGCAGCTGCCCCAGGTACCCCAGCCCAGCCTGTTGCCATGTCCCTCTCAGCAGACAAGTTCCAGGTCCTCCTGGCAG AGCTGAAGCAGGCCCAGACCCTGATGAGCTCCCTGGGCTGA